In one window of Paenarthrobacter nicotinovorans DNA:
- a CDS encoding FG-GAP-like repeat-containing protein — translation MGVLRRSLALSTGLVVFAAGLFSVQAPATAVPLPGPDNPNVQFVEGTPHSEHVFETPLPETKQPTKGQADVDSLLRDGAAAAGPGGTINVRLVTAKLADNTNPVSMTDAEKAVVSTSNYWKAMTANKLSMTVASKVAGHQSKARSTDSYSTIISTITGELNWSASPYTALVIFIPTSTLSGNALGAGYSSGSYSGRVLLPQISSFTNNVMSHEFGHVIGLMHADALQCGSGVSDIGVNSNGQFTDPSCYIREYGDTTDIMGAAQYATPVVSSTFWDYAGLGRGDEIRDVGVATGSKSYTLKPWGGTEAQRAIKFTDPVSKEVYYLELREPAGFDNYLGTAGKPGNMGVKVVQRGGATIASSLILMPSTKPFSDPWYASNHAWQAGSTFTTYTGTQVTMNSVSSTSATITITADPRLTAKVRFSTGDFDGDGLADVFSREPDGSLMLYSGLPGNRLDNPRQVGSGWNIFDAITGFSDFDGDGRSDILARTSDGVLWLYPGDGNGGFLAKRQIGSGWQGFTNIIGVGDFDGDARLDVMATKPDGTLWLYSGDGQGGFRAWSQIGSGWNGFTSITSDGSFGLLARASDGTLYLYPGNGWGGFVPRVAIGSGWNAVGDIVSGQDFTGDKKSDVLTVTSGGSMRLYPGSGSGFAERLVIGAGWNQFSQVWEAGDFDGDAVADILARGTDGALWLYPGNGSGGFLPRVQVGSGWNAFNTVLSAGDFDGDGHPDLVARTAGGALWLYPTDGRGQFLARKQIGVGWQGFNELLAPGDFNGDGKADLVARAANGTLWLYPGNGSGGFLPWKQIGTGWDIFDSVVQGGDFNGDGREDIMARGTDGALWLYPGNGSGGFLARVALGSGWNTFSSFAALGTGFTGTGNPSVVGVGGNGELFLYTGTGQGSFQSVLLDPR, via the coding sequence ATGGGTGTTTTACGGCGATCGCTCGCGCTGTCCACAGGCTTGGTGGTTTTTGCCGCCGGCCTGTTTTCTGTCCAGGCTCCTGCCACGGCAGTTCCACTTCCCGGGCCCGATAATCCGAACGTCCAATTCGTTGAGGGCACACCGCACTCGGAGCATGTTTTCGAGACGCCCCTCCCGGAAACCAAGCAGCCCACCAAGGGTCAGGCCGACGTCGACTCGCTGCTCCGTGACGGAGCTGCGGCAGCCGGTCCGGGCGGCACCATCAACGTCCGGCTGGTCACCGCGAAACTGGCGGACAACACCAACCCGGTTTCCATGACGGACGCTGAAAAGGCTGTGGTGTCCACCAGCAACTACTGGAAAGCCATGACGGCCAACAAGCTGTCCATGACGGTGGCCAGCAAAGTCGCCGGCCACCAATCCAAAGCCCGCTCCACGGACAGTTACAGCACCATCATCTCCACCATCACGGGGGAGTTGAACTGGTCGGCCAGTCCTTACACAGCGCTGGTCATCTTCATTCCGACGTCCACGTTGTCCGGCAACGCCCTGGGCGCCGGGTACAGCAGCGGCAGTTACAGCGGCCGGGTGCTCCTGCCCCAGATCAGCAGCTTCACCAACAACGTGATGAGCCACGAGTTCGGCCACGTCATAGGCCTGATGCACGCAGATGCCCTGCAGTGCGGCAGCGGAGTGTCCGACATCGGGGTCAACAGCAACGGCCAGTTCACCGATCCGTCCTGCTACATCCGCGAGTACGGCGACACCACCGACATCATGGGAGCTGCCCAGTACGCGACGCCGGTTGTGAGTTCCACGTTCTGGGACTATGCGGGCCTGGGCCGCGGGGATGAGATCCGGGACGTGGGCGTCGCAACGGGTTCCAAGAGCTACACGCTCAAGCCGTGGGGAGGCACCGAAGCCCAGCGGGCGATCAAATTCACCGATCCCGTCAGCAAAGAGGTCTATTACCTGGAGCTGCGGGAACCTGCCGGCTTTGACAATTACCTGGGAACAGCCGGCAAACCCGGAAACATGGGCGTGAAGGTCGTCCAGCGCGGCGGCGCCACCATCGCTTCTTCCCTGATTCTGATGCCCTCCACCAAGCCTTTCTCCGACCCGTGGTACGCCAGCAACCACGCCTGGCAGGCAGGGAGCACCTTCACCACGTACACCGGTACGCAGGTGACCATGAATTCGGTGTCGTCGACGTCGGCCACCATCACCATCACTGCCGACCCGCGGCTCACCGCCAAGGTCCGCTTTTCTACGGGAGATTTCGACGGCGATGGACTCGCCGATGTCTTCTCCCGCGAGCCCGACGGCTCCCTGATGCTGTATTCGGGTTTGCCCGGCAACAGGCTGGATAATCCGCGCCAGGTGGGCTCCGGGTGGAACATTTTCGATGCCATCACCGGCTTTTCGGATTTCGATGGAGACGGACGAAGCGACATCCTGGCGCGCACCAGCGACGGTGTCCTCTGGCTATACCCGGGCGACGGAAACGGCGGTTTCCTCGCCAAGCGGCAAATCGGATCCGGCTGGCAGGGCTTCACGAACATCATTGGCGTGGGCGATTTCGACGGCGATGCCCGCCTCGACGTCATGGCGACCAAGCCGGATGGCACTCTCTGGCTTTACTCAGGAGATGGCCAGGGCGGCTTCCGTGCCTGGTCGCAGATCGGATCGGGTTGGAACGGCTTCACCAGCATCACTTCCGATGGCTCCTTCGGGCTTCTGGCGCGGGCAAGCGACGGCACCCTCTACCTGTACCCCGGCAACGGCTGGGGTGGTTTCGTGCCGCGCGTCGCAATCGGCAGCGGTTGGAACGCGGTGGGCGACATCGTGAGCGGACAGGACTTCACGGGTGATAAGAAGTCCGATGTCCTGACGGTGACCTCCGGGGGGTCCATGCGGCTCTACCCGGGCAGCGGTTCGGGCTTTGCCGAACGCTTGGTCATCGGTGCCGGTTGGAACCAGTTCAGCCAGGTCTGGGAGGCGGGAGATTTCGACGGAGATGCAGTCGCCGACATCCTGGCCCGCGGTACTGACGGTGCGTTGTGGCTCTATCCGGGGAACGGTTCCGGCGGCTTTCTGCCCCGCGTCCAGGTGGGGTCGGGGTGGAATGCTTTCAATACTGTCCTGAGTGCCGGAGATTTCGACGGCGATGGCCACCCGGACCTGGTCGCACGGACAGCCGGCGGAGCGCTGTGGTTGTACCCGACAGACGGCCGGGGCCAGTTCCTGGCCCGCAAGCAGATCGGTGTCGGCTGGCAGGGTTTCAACGAGCTGCTGGCTCCGGGTGACTTCAACGGTGACGGAAAAGCTGACCTTGTGGCCCGGGCAGCCAACGGCACTTTGTGGCTTTACCCGGGTAACGGTTCGGGCGGCTTCCTCCCGTGGAAGCAGATCGGCACGGGGTGGGACATTTTTGACTCGGTAGTGCAGGGTGGGGACTTCAACGGCGATGGCCGGGAGGACATCATGGCCCGGGGCACTGACGGGGCGTTGTGGCTGTATCCGGGCAATGGCAGCGGCGGATTCCTGGCCCGCGTTGCCCTGGGTTCCGGCTGGAACACTTTCAGCTCGTTCGCGGCCTTGGGGACAGGCTTCACGGGAACGGGAAATCCGTCAGTTGTGGGTGTTGGCGGAAACGGGGAGCTCTTCCTGTACACAGGAACCGGTCAGGGGAGCTTTCAGTCCGTGCTGCTGGATCCACGGTAG
- a CDS encoding helix-turn-helix transcriptional regulator → MDNRSEVREFLMSRRARITPEQAGIEAFGIRRRVTGLRRDEVARLAGVSIDYYIRLERGNLSGVSDSVLDAIAGALQLDRAELEHLYDLARTANRGGRTKVKKAARTIDPALQFFLDSITGAPALISNNRMDVVAANALGYAMYFDLFRSTAGPANHSRFIFLDPRGRDFYPDWNRAANTNVEILRRHAGRFPHDKAIAELVGELSMRSEEFRTLWAAHNVRRHRSGMKTFQHPVVGSLELTYQQLELDEDTGLHVTVYPAVPGSASEEGLKLLASWAATENVVEKATAGTR, encoded by the coding sequence ATGGACAATCGGTCGGAAGTGCGGGAGTTCCTGATGTCCCGCCGCGCACGCATCACCCCGGAGCAGGCAGGCATCGAAGCTTTCGGCATTCGACGGCGGGTCACCGGCCTGCGGCGCGATGAAGTGGCGCGGCTTGCAGGCGTCAGTATCGACTACTACATCCGGTTGGAGCGGGGAAATCTCTCCGGCGTATCGGACAGCGTCCTGGACGCCATCGCCGGGGCTCTGCAACTGGACCGCGCAGAACTCGAGCACCTCTATGACCTCGCCCGGACAGCCAACCGGGGCGGGCGCACGAAGGTCAAGAAGGCGGCCCGCACGATCGATCCCGCGCTCCAGTTTTTCCTGGATTCCATTACGGGAGCACCGGCTTTGATCTCCAACAACCGCATGGACGTGGTGGCTGCTAATGCTCTGGGTTACGCCATGTACTTCGACCTCTTCAGGAGCACGGCCGGCCCCGCGAACCACTCCCGGTTCATCTTCCTGGATCCCCGCGGACGGGATTTTTATCCCGATTGGAACCGCGCTGCGAACACCAACGTGGAGATCCTGCGCCGCCACGCGGGTCGCTTCCCCCATGACAAGGCAATCGCCGAACTCGTGGGCGAGTTGTCCATGCGGAGCGAGGAATTCCGCACCCTTTGGGCCGCGCACAATGTCCGGCGGCACCGCTCGGGAATGAAGACCTTCCAGCACCCGGTGGTCGGATCGCTGGAACTGACTTACCAGCAGCTCGAACTCGACGAGGATACCGGCCTCCACGTCACCGTCTACCCGGCCGTGCCAGGAAGTGCCAGCGAGGAAGGCTTGAAACTCCTGGCGTCCTGGGCGGCTACCGAAAACGTCGTCGAAAAGGCCACGGCAGGCACGCGCTGA
- a CDS encoding GGDEF domain-containing protein, which translates to MKLALAVVTLTLWVLFLGSYRRTRSLYSAYWCAALGCWLAGNVAYWLKETDWGWVASPLGNALTVAGAFGVWAGFRSLRNLGTPLWLLFAAPAVTASATVIETDPDGAWQGGLVYFALMATGMALAARELALLKSRASQAHRPLLVVAAVLVAYFGCRIVVYAVAGPDSEVLQSYFSPAVTCLLLIMLLVLVSFSMTALNSHQLITRLNERASRDGMTGLFNRQAFMELAERELAALQTAGRSAAVVLADLDHFKSVNDTHGHAAGDAAIRAFAVACKGSLRRTDLVGRYGGEEFVIFLPGADEVAAEAITTEISRRLAAAPAPDGLEFPTVSYGISSTAISGSTLAQLIHTADGALYQAKAAGRNRAFKADGPLDAASAT; encoded by the coding sequence ATGAAACTTGCTCTTGCTGTTGTGACGTTAACACTGTGGGTTCTTTTCCTGGGTTCTTACCGGAGGACCCGATCGCTCTACAGCGCCTATTGGTGTGCTGCCTTGGGGTGCTGGCTTGCGGGCAACGTGGCGTACTGGCTGAAGGAAACGGACTGGGGCTGGGTAGCCAGCCCCCTGGGCAACGCTCTTACGGTCGCCGGAGCCTTCGGTGTCTGGGCGGGGTTCCGTTCCTTGCGGAACCTTGGCACGCCGTTGTGGCTGCTATTTGCGGCTCCGGCAGTAACGGCTTCGGCGACAGTCATTGAAACCGACCCCGACGGCGCGTGGCAGGGCGGGTTGGTGTACTTCGCTTTGATGGCGACCGGGATGGCGCTCGCCGCCCGGGAACTGGCCTTGCTGAAGTCGCGGGCCTCGCAAGCTCACCGGCCGCTGCTGGTTGTCGCTGCTGTCCTGGTGGCCTACTTCGGTTGCCGCATCGTGGTCTATGCCGTGGCCGGGCCGGACAGCGAGGTCCTGCAGTCCTATTTCAGCCCGGCGGTGACGTGCTTGCTGCTGATCATGCTGCTGGTCCTGGTTTCCTTCAGCATGACCGCGCTCAATAGCCACCAGCTCATCACGAGGCTCAATGAGCGGGCATCGCGCGACGGAATGACGGGCTTGTTCAATCGCCAGGCTTTCATGGAATTGGCTGAGCGGGAGCTCGCTGCCCTGCAAACGGCGGGCAGGTCGGCGGCCGTTGTCCTGGCCGACCTTGATCATTTCAAGTCCGTGAACGATACCCACGGGCATGCCGCCGGGGACGCTGCCATCCGGGCGTTTGCCGTGGCGTGCAAGGGTTCGTTGCGCAGGACCGACTTGGTGGGCCGGTACGGCGGGGAGGAATTTGTCATTTTCCTGCCGGGTGCCGACGAGGTCGCGGCGGAAGCCATCACCACCGAGATCAGCCGGCGCCTGGCCGCTGCGCCCGCACCTGACGGGCTGGAGTTTCCCACCGTCAGCTACGGGATTTCATCCACTGCAATTTCAGGCTCAACGCTGGCCCAGCTGATCCACACCGCCGATGGGGCCCTTTACCAAGCCAAAGCAGCGGGCAGGAACCGCGCGTTCAAGGCCGATGGTCCTTTGGACGCGGCCTCCGCCACCTGA
- a CDS encoding MoaD/ThiS family protein → MADFTVLLPGVLQPLVGGQSCLTASADGAVTVGQLLDSVTGDYPVLARRLRDETGALRRFVNIYVNGDEVRRLNGLETEVAAGQEVLIVQSVAGG, encoded by the coding sequence GTGGCTGACTTTACGGTCCTGTTGCCTGGTGTCCTGCAGCCGCTCGTCGGCGGACAGTCCTGTCTGACTGCGTCCGCCGACGGTGCTGTGACCGTTGGACAGCTCTTGGACTCGGTGACCGGAGATTATCCGGTCCTGGCCAGGCGTTTGCGTGATGAAACCGGGGCACTGCGCCGTTTCGTGAATATTTACGTTAACGGTGACGAGGTCCGGCGGTTGAATGGTCTTGAAACGGAAGTTGCGGCGGGCCAGGAGGTCTTGATTGTCCAGTCCGTGGCCGGCGGCTGA
- a CDS encoding WD40/YVTN/BNR-like repeat-containing protein yields the protein MGLMATAESYVLAIGTKKGLWLATSPDRKEWSLSGPHFLMSEIPSIGIDTRDGKTRIMVGVRSEHWGPTVAHSDDLGATWTEPEQGAIKFPDGTDAALERVWQIYPDADSRPGVVWAGCEPISVWKSTDGGEHFELNRGLWDHPHRSEWGAGYGGAAAHSIVVDPSGEKVHIAMSTGGVYRSLDGGTSWEPRNKGISAYFMPDPNPEFGQCVHKIAADASVEGRLYAQNHHGVYRTDDNGENWDSIAEGLPADFGFVMLTHPRREGTAWVIPLKADGERIPPGSKLSVHRTDDAGNTWKELHTGLPDHEYNAVLRDAASVDTAEPVGVYFGTRGGSVYASADEGETFNEVVSHLPDVLCVRAAVVVGSDAGATAVEQSAASAPVPG from the coding sequence ATGGGACTCATGGCTACCGCAGAGAGTTATGTCCTGGCGATCGGAACCAAGAAAGGCCTGTGGCTGGCAACCAGCCCGGACCGAAAAGAATGGTCCCTCTCCGGTCCGCACTTCCTGATGAGCGAGATACCCAGCATCGGGATAGACACGCGGGACGGCAAAACACGAATCATGGTGGGGGTAAGGTCTGAGCACTGGGGACCCACTGTGGCCCATTCAGACGACCTCGGCGCCACATGGACCGAGCCCGAGCAAGGCGCCATCAAATTCCCGGACGGCACCGACGCCGCCCTGGAACGGGTTTGGCAGATCTACCCCGACGCCGACTCCCGCCCAGGCGTCGTGTGGGCCGGTTGCGAGCCGATTTCGGTGTGGAAGTCCACCGACGGCGGCGAACACTTCGAGCTGAACCGCGGACTATGGGACCACCCCCACCGCAGTGAATGGGGTGCGGGCTACGGCGGCGCGGCGGCACACTCGATTGTGGTGGATCCATCCGGCGAGAAGGTCCACATCGCCATGAGCACTGGCGGCGTCTACAGATCCCTCGACGGCGGGACCTCCTGGGAGCCCCGCAACAAGGGCATTTCGGCGTACTTCATGCCGGACCCCAATCCCGAGTTCGGCCAGTGCGTGCACAAGATCGCAGCCGATGCCTCCGTGGAAGGTCGTCTTTACGCGCAGAACCACCACGGCGTGTACCGGACGGATGACAACGGCGAGAATTGGGATTCCATCGCCGAAGGGCTGCCGGCCGATTTCGGTTTCGTCATGCTCACCCATCCGCGCCGGGAAGGGACGGCCTGGGTCATCCCGCTCAAGGCTGACGGTGAACGCATCCCGCCTGGCAGCAAGCTCAGCGTCCACCGAACCGACGATGCCGGTAACACCTGGAAGGAACTGCACACGGGCCTGCCGGATCACGAATACAACGCGGTGCTCCGCGATGCCGCATCCGTGGATACCGCCGAACCCGTGGGTGTGTACTTCGGAACCCGCGGTGGTTCCGTGTACGCCAGCGCCGACGAGGGCGAGACCTTCAATGAAGTGGTCTCGCACTTGCCGGACGTGCTTTGCGTTCGTGCGGCCGTCGTTGTTGGCAGCGACGCCGGAGCCACCGCCGTCGAGCAATCAGCAGCCAGCGCCCCGGTACCTGGTTAG
- a CDS encoding shikimate dehydrogenase, with amino-acid sequence MSNRAESVLVGLVGEGVMPSLTPPMHEREADVQGLRLLYRPIDLLELALPAAAVGDLLTAAARMGFNGLNITHPCKQLVLGHLDEISDDAARLGAVNTVLIQDGRFIGHNTDFSGFGSALRDGLPDATLGRVVQLGAGGAGSAVAYALLKAGVTTLDLVDVDPARAAERADELSGLFPAATVTPRSTDELPQIMPLADGLVHCTPIGMAAHPGLPLDLGLVEPRHWVADIVYRPIETQLVREARAKGCKVLDGGRMAVGQAADAFKLFTGRDADRNRMREHFLELIALEDAATALSAGTLAKAAH; translated from the coding sequence ATGAGCAACCGAGCCGAGTCCGTTCTGGTGGGCCTCGTTGGCGAAGGGGTCATGCCCTCGCTCACGCCGCCCATGCATGAACGCGAAGCCGATGTGCAGGGCCTTCGCTTGCTGTACCGCCCCATCGACCTGCTGGAGCTGGCCTTGCCGGCCGCCGCCGTCGGGGACCTCCTCACCGCAGCCGCCCGCATGGGCTTCAACGGCCTTAACATCACTCACCCGTGCAAGCAGCTGGTGCTTGGGCACCTTGATGAAATTTCCGACGACGCCGCGCGCCTGGGTGCCGTCAATACCGTCCTGATCCAAGACGGCCGGTTCATAGGACACAACACGGACTTCTCCGGCTTCGGTTCGGCCTTGAGGGATGGACTTCCGGACGCCACCTTGGGCCGCGTCGTCCAGCTTGGCGCCGGCGGGGCCGGTTCGGCCGTCGCCTACGCGCTCCTCAAGGCCGGCGTCACCACCCTGGACCTGGTGGACGTGGATCCTGCCCGGGCCGCGGAACGTGCCGACGAACTCAGCGGACTTTTCCCGGCGGCCACCGTCACCCCGCGCAGCACGGACGAACTCCCGCAGATCATGCCCCTGGCCGACGGCCTGGTGCACTGCACCCCGATCGGCATGGCCGCCCACCCCGGACTGCCGCTGGACCTGGGACTCGTGGAGCCGCGGCACTGGGTGGCGGACATCGTCTACCGCCCCATCGAAACGCAACTGGTCCGCGAAGCACGGGCCAAGGGCTGCAAAGTCCTCGACGGCGGCCGCATGGCAGTCGGTCAGGCGGCCGACGCCTTCAAGCTCTTCACCGGACGGGACGCCGACCGCAACCGCATGCGGGAGCACTTCCTGGAGCTGATCGCCCTGGAAGACGCCGCAACCGCGCTCTCCGCCGGCACCCTCGCAAAGGCGGCCCACTGA
- a CDS encoding (R)-mandelonitrile lyase, protein MKYMKSGNPTAAGPKEWFTGTVQIDGIRNPDGQSAIGCAHVRFAPGARTAWHHHPKGQTLYVTDGIGLVATRDGGIQEIRPGDVVYIEPGEEHWHGATPDRFMAHIAMQEADGNGQVVTWLEHVTDEDYGA, encoded by the coding sequence ATGAAGTACATGAAAAGCGGCAACCCGACAGCAGCCGGCCCGAAGGAATGGTTCACGGGAACCGTGCAGATCGACGGTATCCGGAACCCGGATGGGCAATCAGCCATCGGCTGCGCACACGTCCGGTTCGCTCCCGGTGCACGGACTGCCTGGCACCACCACCCCAAGGGACAAACCCTGTATGTCACCGACGGAATAGGTCTGGTGGCTACGCGGGACGGCGGGATACAGGAGATCCGCCCCGGCGACGTTGTCTACATCGAACCCGGCGAGGAACACTGGCACGGCGCCACCCCGGACCGGTTCATGGCACATATCGCGATGCAGGAGGCCGACGGGAACGGCCAGGTCGTGACCTGGCTGGAACACGTCACGGACGAGGACTATGGGGCCTGA
- a CDS encoding MFS transporter → MSADTRTATPGAHKEGPNPVSRWGGVFAMSFGAFAVVASEFMPVSLLTPMANDLQVSEGLVGQGIAISGLFAVLTSLSVSAVTGRMNRRTLLIGLAALMGASGALIALAPGYLPFMVGRASIGVVIGGFWSMSAATAMRLVAPAQVPRALAIVNGGNALATVLAAPLGSYLGSFIGWRGAFLCLVPVSVVCVVWLWISLPSLAAPVSRTKARDILTIFTAFKDRTVAWGMAACGSFFMGQFILFTYVRPFLETVTGAEGALVSLVLLVMGLSGFVGTVLIGRFLGAGLYRTLMVIPVVMALVAVALIPFGGVFAVVVVLLGFWGLLGTSAPVGWWSWVAQAMPRNAEQGGGLMVAVVQTCIALGSTVGGVLFDSLGFESTFLASSVVLLVSAFLAFMTKRVSRRR, encoded by the coding sequence ATGTCAGCAGATACCCGTACCGCCACGCCCGGCGCACACAAAGAGGGCCCGAACCCCGTGAGCCGTTGGGGCGGCGTCTTCGCCATGTCCTTTGGAGCGTTCGCCGTGGTGGCCTCCGAATTCATGCCCGTGAGTCTCCTGACTCCCATGGCCAATGATCTCCAGGTCTCCGAAGGGTTGGTGGGCCAGGGAATTGCGATCTCCGGGCTGTTCGCCGTCCTCACCAGCCTTTCCGTGTCCGCGGTAACCGGCAGGATGAACCGGCGCACCTTGCTGATCGGGTTGGCCGCGTTGATGGGTGCCTCCGGCGCCCTGATCGCCTTGGCCCCGGGGTACCTGCCATTCATGGTGGGCCGGGCATCCATCGGTGTTGTCATCGGCGGTTTCTGGTCCATGTCCGCTGCCACCGCCATGCGGCTCGTCGCTCCGGCGCAGGTCCCGCGTGCGCTGGCGATCGTCAACGGCGGCAATGCCCTGGCCACCGTTCTTGCTGCGCCGCTTGGCAGTTACCTGGGTTCGTTCATTGGTTGGCGGGGAGCTTTTCTCTGCCTTGTGCCTGTCTCCGTGGTTTGTGTGGTGTGGCTCTGGATTTCCTTGCCGTCCCTCGCAGCGCCTGTCAGCAGGACCAAGGCCCGCGACATCCTGACCATCTTCACGGCTTTCAAGGACCGGACTGTCGCATGGGGCATGGCCGCCTGCGGGAGCTTCTTCATGGGCCAGTTCATCCTCTTCACCTACGTGCGGCCCTTCCTGGAAACCGTGACCGGGGCGGAGGGAGCCCTGGTGTCCCTCGTGTTGCTGGTCATGGGCCTATCCGGATTCGTCGGGACCGTGCTCATCGGCCGGTTCCTGGGTGCTGGCCTGTACCGGACACTCATGGTGATCCCTGTCGTCATGGCCCTCGTCGCGGTTGCCTTGATCCCGTTCGGTGGCGTGTTCGCCGTCGTCGTTGTTCTGTTGGGTTTCTGGGGGCTGTTGGGAACGTCCGCTCCGGTGGGCTGGTGGAGTTGGGTGGCGCAAGCGATGCCGCGCAACGCCGAACAGGGCGGTGGGCTCATGGTGGCCGTGGTCCAGACATGCATTGCCTTGGGCTCCACAGTTGGCGGAGTGCTGTTCGACTCGCTGGGCTTTGAAAGCACCTTCCTGGCCAGTTCCGTGGTCCTTCTGGTGTCGGCGTTCCTGGCGTTCATGACGAAGCGCGTGTCACGCAGGCGGTAG
- a CDS encoding MFS transporter — protein sequence MSQTMPSATPGITETTGTPKKAALASFLGSAVEYYDFFIFGSAAALIFPHVFFPDADTNAAVMSFATFGFAYLARPIGAAFLGHFGDRIGRQKVLMFTLVLMGASTFVIGCLPDFKTIGWGAPILLVLARLCQGLSAAGEQAGASSMTLEHAPDNRRSFFTSWTLTGTQGGQILAALVFIPVVALPDDIKYGIGWRIPFWLSAVVVLVAFFIRRTLHEPPAFAEAQKNNQIAKLPIADLLKHHWQDVLRVICCAFIAAVSTVFGTLAIKYAQDVAHVNSTITLWLVVVANLVALGTQPLFGTLADRIGRKPVFIYGAVASAIMTPVFFLSFESGSTPLMFLAAVVYFSLGYAAANAVWPSFYGEMFSTKVRFSGLAIGTQLGFLAAGFAPTIVTAIGGTKPGGWVPVSIFTAIVCLIAIVSASTARESAKVPTAELGLR from the coding sequence ATGAGCCAAACAATGCCGTCAGCGACGCCAGGCATCACCGAAACCACCGGGACACCCAAGAAGGCTGCCCTCGCCAGCTTCCTGGGCAGCGCCGTGGAGTACTACGACTTCTTCATCTTCGGATCTGCCGCGGCCTTGATTTTCCCGCACGTCTTCTTCCCGGACGCAGACACCAATGCGGCCGTCATGTCCTTTGCCACGTTCGGCTTCGCCTACCTTGCACGGCCCATCGGCGCTGCGTTCCTGGGTCACTTCGGCGACCGGATCGGCCGGCAGAAGGTCCTCATGTTCACCCTGGTGCTCATGGGCGCCTCGACCTTCGTGATCGGCTGCCTCCCCGACTTCAAAACCATCGGCTGGGGTGCCCCGATCCTCCTGGTACTTGCCCGGCTCTGCCAGGGTTTGTCGGCAGCAGGCGAGCAGGCCGGCGCGTCATCCATGACCCTGGAGCACGCCCCGGACAACCGCCGCTCCTTCTTCACCTCATGGACCTTGACGGGAACGCAGGGCGGCCAGATCCTGGCAGCGCTCGTGTTCATTCCCGTGGTGGCACTGCCGGATGACATCAAGTACGGCATCGGCTGGCGTATTCCGTTCTGGCTCAGCGCAGTAGTGGTGCTGGTTGCCTTCTTCATCCGCCGCACCCTGCACGAGCCACCCGCATTCGCTGAGGCACAGAAGAACAACCAGATTGCCAAGCTCCCTATCGCCGACCTCCTCAAGCACCACTGGCAGGACGTCCTCCGCGTGATCTGCTGCGCGTTCATTGCCGCAGTCAGCACGGTCTTCGGCACCCTGGCCATCAAGTACGCCCAGGACGTTGCGCACGTGAACAGCACCATCACCCTATGGCTGGTGGTTGTGGCCAACCTCGTGGCTCTGGGAACCCAGCCGCTCTTCGGCACGCTGGCAGACCGCATCGGCCGCAAGCCCGTGTTCATCTACGGAGCAGTGGCCAGCGCCATCATGACGCCGGTCTTCTTCCTGAGCTTCGAGTCCGGTTCCACGCCGCTGATGTTCCTGGCCGCCGTCGTGTACTTCTCCCTTGGCTACGCTGCCGCCAACGCCGTCTGGCCGTCGTTCTACGGTGAAATGTTCAGCACCAAGGTCCGCTTCTCCGGCCTGGCCATCGGCACGCAGCTCGGCTTCCTCGCCGCAGGTTTCGCCCCGACCATCGTGACCGCCATCGGTGGCACCAAACCCGGTGGATGGGTTCCCGTGTCCATCTTCACGGCCATCGTCTGCCTCATCGCCATCGTCTCGGCCTCCACGGCACGCGAATCGGCAAAGGTCCCGACGGCGGAACTCGGCCTGCGCTAG
- a CDS encoding IclR family transcriptional regulator, translated as MSVKEDTKTDMVGKALGLLVLLGNEPKGASAADLARSAGLPFSTTYRLLGSLTRDGFVDYEPDGRRYHLGLRVFQLGQRVSNHHGFAATALPVLQRVTDSTHEATILSVRDGDHHLTVNKVDGPKTFRVTSDPGHLGALHTTSVGKALVAFEDEPERKRLIEELPLDPLTEHSITDRDKFRAEIEQVRRQGYAVMDEENEIGMRAVAVPVLNSQGHAFASLATAVPVFRLSMEELIAHVPTLQEAAAELAARLPQR; from the coding sequence ATGAGTGTGAAAGAGGACACAAAGACCGACATGGTCGGCAAAGCCCTGGGCCTGCTGGTCCTGCTGGGAAACGAGCCGAAGGGTGCAAGTGCGGCGGATCTGGCCAGAAGCGCCGGACTGCCTTTCAGTACTACCTACCGGCTGCTGGGCTCGTTGACCCGCGACGGATTCGTTGACTACGAACCCGATGGCCGCCGCTACCACCTGGGCCTGCGCGTCTTCCAGCTCGGGCAACGCGTCTCCAACCATCACGGCTTCGCTGCCACAGCGCTGCCGGTCCTGCAGCGGGTCACCGACAGTACGCATGAGGCCACCATCCTCTCGGTCCGCGACGGCGACCACCACCTCACGGTCAACAAGGTGGACGGGCCCAAGACGTTCCGCGTCACCAGTGACCCCGGACATCTGGGAGCGTTGCACACGACGTCGGTGGGCAAGGCCCTGGTTGCGTTCGAGGATGAGCCCGAGCGAAAACGCCTGATCGAGGAACTTCCCCTGGACCCGCTCACTGAGCATTCCATCACCGACCGCGACAAGTTCCGGGCGGAAATTGAACAGGTGCGCCGGCAGGGCTACGCCGTGATGGACGAGGAAAACGAGATCGGCATGCGTGCCGTCGCTGTCCCGGTCCTCAACTCCCAGGGCCACGCGTTCGCTTCCCTGGCCACTGCCGTTCCGGTTTTCCGACTCAGCATGGAGGAACTCATCGCCCATGTGCCCACCCTGCAGGAGGCTGCGGCTGAACTCGCGGCCCGCCTGCCGCAGCGCTGA